Proteins from a genomic interval of Rubinisphaera italica:
- a CDS encoding ankyrin repeat domain-containing protein — translation MSWLNCLVMCLLLSEPFPARLPVDPEGGISEFSKAILNLDVEKVEVLLTRNPKFATTEISFQDNIGEIQDKSSKVTHSPIVFVLKATRWRESNNSPAGTFLESRCDLLERTLEIMKLLLDHDADPNSKAGVYTLLHLAVNSGDLQHVKTLVEYGADINARTSLSFCGESGASALHLSVEDEEISEYLVLKGADRNIRDSVGKQAWEYSKSFRLRWKLYPEKISLEKFSQLEMKILARQIKKKAPLDHIPYGLDLNAAIEIDGEETTLLDLTIASSDVEYAIHSSHLLLCMGAKPSSMTCNNSRASTSVTDASHTDRRLSCIRTAVAASKRGLTYLEYLQSFEHQ, via the coding sequence ATGAGTTGGTTGAATTGTTTAGTAATGTGTTTGCTGTTGAGTGAACCGTTTCCAGCGCGACTGCCAGTTGATCCTGAAGGTGGGATTAGTGAATTCAGTAAGGCTATCCTGAATCTTGATGTGGAAAAAGTGGAAGTTCTTCTGACCCGCAATCCGAAATTTGCGACAACGGAAATTTCATTCCAAGATAACATAGGCGAAATTCAAGACAAAAGTTCAAAGGTGACTCATTCCCCAATTGTTTTCGTGCTCAAAGCTACTCGCTGGAGAGAAAGCAACAATTCCCCAGCGGGAACTTTCTTGGAATCCCGCTGCGATCTCTTAGAGCGAACATTGGAAATTATGAAACTCTTACTCGATCATGATGCAGACCCAAATAGCAAGGCCGGTGTTTATACCCTCTTACATCTTGCTGTGAACTCAGGAGACCTTCAGCATGTGAAAACTCTCGTGGAATATGGGGCTGATATCAACGCTCGGACATCTCTAAGTTTCTGTGGTGAATCAGGGGCCTCGGCATTGCATCTTTCCGTCGAAGATGAGGAAATATCGGAATATCTTGTTTTAAAGGGTGCAGATCGGAATATTCGCGATTCTGTGGGTAAACAGGCGTGGGAATATTCAAAGTCTTTTCGACTTCGCTGGAAGCTATATCCTGAGAAGATTTCACTTGAAAAATTTTCCCAACTTGAAATGAAAATTCTTGCAAGACAAATAAAGAAAAAGGCACCGCTCGATCATATCCCCTATGGGCTAGACCTCAATGCCGCTATCGAGATTGATGGAGAGGAGACAACATTACTGGATTTAACGATTGCATCTTCAGATGTTGAATATGCGATTCACTCATCCCATTTGCTGTTATGTATGGGAGCGAAACCGTCTTCGATGACTTGCAATAATTCTAGAGCATCCACTTCAGTGACTGATGCTTCCCATACAGATCGTCGTTTGTCTTGCATAAGAACCGCCGTTGCGGCATCAAAAAGAGGTCTGACTTACTTGGAATATCTGCAGTCGTTTGAGCATCAGTAG
- a CDS encoding IS30 family transposase encodes MSHTHLTAEERDSIAHMHALGHSRIEIARELSRDPSTISRELRRNSDATGKYFAGKADRKARRRRQLCKLPWKLNHAPLKEFLLDKLSLKWSPEQIAGQLLRLHPREARMRISIETIYAWIKANKKQGGNIYRQLRQSRKKRRKRYGTGISRRCDPTKKPMDQRPVSARNRSRIGHWESDTIEGQKGTGYIVTHVERKTGYLVASYLPDKKASTLNAASVFAFEGLPSSLIRTLTTDNGSEFSGHRELEQALHCAIYFAPARQPWQRGQNENTNGLLRQYFLKGSDFRKLKAEDIQAAVMELNNRPRKKYQFKSPHELFEPKTRAFQN; translated from the coding sequence ATGTCACACACGCATCTTACTGCTGAGGAACGTGATTCCATAGCGCACATGCACGCCCTGGGACACTCTCGAATAGAAATTGCGCGCGAGTTATCCCGAGACCCCAGCACGATCTCCCGAGAACTGCGGCGGAATTCGGATGCGACCGGGAAGTATTTCGCCGGGAAAGCCGACCGCAAAGCGCGACGGCGTCGACAACTCTGCAAACTCCCCTGGAAACTCAACCACGCTCCGCTCAAAGAATTCCTGCTCGATAAGTTGTCTCTCAAGTGGTCGCCGGAACAGATTGCAGGTCAACTCTTGCGACTGCATCCTCGGGAGGCCAGAATGCGAATATCCATTGAGACGATTTACGCCTGGATCAAAGCAAACAAAAAGCAGGGCGGCAACATCTACAGGCAGCTGCGTCAATCGAGAAAGAAACGCCGCAAACGCTACGGCACAGGGATCTCCAGACGATGCGACCCGACCAAAAAGCCAATGGATCAGCGACCGGTTTCTGCACGCAATCGTTCGCGGATCGGGCACTGGGAATCGGATACCATCGAGGGTCAAAAGGGGACCGGCTACATTGTCACGCATGTCGAACGCAAGACCGGCTATCTTGTGGCGAGCTATCTGCCGGACAAGAAAGCATCGACGTTGAACGCGGCTTCGGTGTTTGCGTTTGAGGGGTTGCCATCGTCATTGATTCGAACTTTGACGACGGACAACGGGAGTGAGTTTTCGGGTCATCGAGAGTTGGAGCAAGCCCTGCATTGTGCGATCTATTTTGCTCCGGCTCGCCAGCCGTGGCAACGCGGCCAGAATGAGAACACCAACGGGCTTCTGCGGCAATACTTCCTGAAGGGGAGCGATTTCCGTAAACTGAAAGCCGAGGATATTCAAGCGGCTGTGATGGAGTTGAACAACCGGCCTCGCAAAAAGTACCAATTCAAATCACCACACGAACTGTTCGAACCCAAAACCCGTGCATTTCAAAATTGA
- a CDS encoding ankyrin repeat domain-containing protein has translation MKAYVVFGFTLVFSLVSALCAEDKNSANSESLSVDQQLILACYQLDEVQVQKLLNSGADVNAKILSKNFKELFRDHWTQGTPGAISQLTPLLAVAGSNRHPSPEFVSEKLGKKFEPVHGNRALIPNYMLKERERRQVRIATLLINKGADIHYQNGHGTTPLLEAIVDRNHDLAFHLIDFGADVNVRLQAYIDGPGMITALHEATGNPDLVEVLLLNGADPLAQNTDGKTPLEYALRRSSYENEYESHHKYLKCVELLVEAIKKNDESLKLNE, from the coding sequence ATGAAAGCTTATGTCGTTTTTGGTTTCACTCTTGTGTTTTCGCTGGTTTCGGCTCTGTGTGCAGAAGACAAAAACAGCGCCAATTCTGAATCACTCTCTGTGGATCAACAGCTAATTCTGGCTTGCTATCAACTGGATGAGGTTCAGGTGCAAAAATTGCTGAATTCCGGCGCAGACGTCAATGCGAAAATTTTGTCCAAGAACTTTAAGGAGTTATTTAGAGACCATTGGACACAGGGCACCCCTGGTGCAATAAGTCAGTTGACTCCGCTTTTGGCAGTTGCTGGTAGCAATCGACATCCCAGTCCAGAGTTTGTTTCTGAAAAACTAGGCAAAAAATTTGAGCCTGTCCATGGCAACAGAGCATTGATTCCTAATTACATGCTCAAAGAGCGCGAAAGAAGACAGGTTCGCATTGCTACCTTACTGATCAACAAAGGGGCAGATATTCATTATCAAAATGGTCATGGAACAACCCCTTTATTGGAAGCTATAGTTGACCGGAATCATGATCTGGCATTTCATCTGATTGATTTTGGAGCCGATGTGAACGTCCGATTGCAAGCTTATATTGATGGCCCTGGCATGATAACTGCCCTTCACGAGGCTACGGGAAATCCTGATCTGGTCGAGGTATTGTTACTTAACGGTGCCGATCCATTGGCACAAAATACAGATGGAAAAACGCCATTAGAATATGCGTTAAGAAGATCGAGTTATGAAAATGAATATGAATCTCATCATAAATATCTGAAGTGCGTTGAATTGCTTGTGGAGGCCATAAAGAAGAATGATGAATCTCTAAAACTTAACGAGTAA
- a CDS encoding zinc ribbon domain-containing protein: MESRSSAVRCVCDIRDFFLVGLMVVWSKQTISRMSLFFHQPVHFKIESTSFEYEGWNDFWSIVTPPGFNSINYLEGDDILFLDLGVTKYTVIEDVSVCSLHSRYRKLLHLEGEIYDYGPAYELIPIRYADEFGVLPIFRDQLVNETPFSGVQFLKPKVYPPQNVGYHADVMPEFDVLMSDSPIWKYPLKLHPDSKNACRQCGFAPIYCESCGTLVSDKCPQCEAQSCKIPCDYPEKASFIFPGISRFVDILWGKTWEGSDFSKLSYSGPTVITKRVLDWLLHVEAKPFCARPIKVCIDGMTAQQLEWLDLAVEPIG; encoded by the coding sequence ATGGAATCACGTTCCTCAGCAGTAAGATGCGTGTGTGACATTCGTGATTTCTTCTTAGTAGGATTGATGGTCGTTTGGTCAAAACAAACCATCTCACGAATGTCACTCTTTTTCCATCAACCCGTGCATTTCAAAATTGAATCCACCTCGTTCGAATACGAGGGCTGGAATGATTTCTGGTCTATTGTGACACCCCCTGGGTTTAATAGCATTAATTATTTGGAAGGGGATGATATATTATTTCTGGACCTGGGAGTCACAAAATATACTGTAATTGAAGATGTATCTGTCTGTTCACTGCACTCACGATATAGGAAATTACTGCATCTGGAAGGCGAAATTTATGATTATGGCCCAGCTTATGAACTGATTCCAATCCGTTATGCGGATGAATTTGGCGTCCTTCCTATATTTCGTGATCAACTGGTTAATGAAACACCATTTTCGGGCGTGCAATTTCTCAAGCCCAAAGTCTATCCTCCACAAAATGTCGGATACCATGCAGATGTGATGCCTGAGTTTGATGTACTGATGAGTGATAGCCCTATCTGGAAGTACCCACTCAAGTTGCACCCGGATTCAAAAAATGCCTGTCGGCAATGTGGATTTGCTCCAATCTATTGCGAAAGCTGTGGAACACTGGTTTCAGATAAGTGCCCTCAATGCGAAGCACAATCCTGCAAAATCCCCTGTGATTATCCCGAAAAAGCCTCATTCATATTCCCAGGAATATCTCGCTTCGTAGATATTTTATGGGGTAAAACATGGGAGGGGAGTGATTTCAGTAAGCTGTCTTATTCGGGACCAACTGTGATAACCAAGCGGGTATTGGATTGGTTGCTGCATGTGGAAGCAAAGCCATTTTGTGCCAGACCAATTAAAGTCTGTATTGATGGTATGACTGCCCAGCAACTGGAATGGCTGGATCTAGCAGTGGAGCCGATTGGTTAA